The following proteins are co-located in the Canis aureus isolate CA01 chromosome X, VMU_Caureus_v.1.0, whole genome shotgun sequence genome:
- the ARAF gene encoding serine/threonine-protein kinase A-Raf, with product MEPPRGPPANGAEPSRAVGTVKVYLPNKQRTVVTVRDGMSVYDSLDKALKVRGLNQDCCVVYRLIEGRKTVTAWDTAIAPLDGEELIVEVLEDVPLTMHNFVRKTFFSLAFCDFCLKFLFHGFRCQTCGYKFHQHCSSKVPTVCVDMSTNCRQFYHSVQDLSGGSRQHEAPSNRPLNEPLTPQGPSSCTQHRDPEHFPFPAPANTPLQRIRSTSTPNVHMVSTTAPMDSSLIQLTAQSFSTDAAGSRGGGDGAPRGSPSPASVSSGRKSPHSKSPSEQRERKSVADDKKKVKNLGYRDSGYYWEVPPSEVQLLKRIGTGSFGTVFRGRWHGDVAVKVLKVAQPTAEQAQAFKNEMQVLRKTRHVNILLFMGFMTRPGFAIITQWCEGSSLYHHLHVADTRFDMVQLIDVARQTAQGMDYLHAKNIIHRDLKSNNIFLHEGLTVKIGDFGLATVKTRWSGAQPLEQPSGSVLWMAAEVIRMQDPNPYSFQSDVYAYGVVLYELMTGSLPYSHIGSRDQIIFMVGRGYLSPDLSKISSNCPKAMRRLLSDCLKFQREERPLFPQILATIELLQRSLPKIERSASEPSLHRTQADELPACLLSAARLVP from the exons ATGGAGCCACCACGGGGCCCCCCTGCCAACGGGGCCGAGCCGTCCCGGGCAGTGGGCACTGTCAAAGTATACCTGCCCAACAAGCAACGCACCGTG gTGACTGTCCGGGATGGCATGAGTGTCTACGACTCTCTTGACAAGGCCCTCAAGGTACGGGGTCTCAATCAGGATTGCTGTGTGGTCTACCGGCTCATTGAGGG GCGAAAGACAGTCACTGCCTGGGACACAGCCATTGCCCCCCTGGATGGAGAGGAGCTCATTGTAGAGGTCCTCGAAGACGTCCCACTGACCATGCACAATTTT GTACGGAAGACGTTCTTCAGCCTGGCATTCTGCGACTTCTGCCTTAAGTTTCTGTTCCATGGCTTCCGCTGCCAAACCTGTGGCTACAAGTTCCACCAGCATTGTTCCTCCAAGGTCCCCACAGTCTGTGTTGACATGAGTACCAACTGCCGACA GTTTTACCACAGTGTCCAGGATTTGTCCGGAGGCTCCAGACAGCACGAAGCTCCCTCAAACCGCCCCTTGAATGAGCCGCTAACCCCTCAGGGTCCCAG CTCCTGCACCCAGCACCGCGACCCTGAGCActttcccttccctgcccctgccaaCACCCCACTCCAGCGCATCCGCTCCACATCCACTCCCAACGTCCATATGGTCAGCACCACAGCCCCCATGGACTCCAGCCTCATCCAG CTCACTGCCCAGAGTTTTAGCACCGATG CTGCTGGTAGtagaggtggtggtgatggagccCCTCGGGGGAGCCCCAGCCCGGCCAGCGTGTCCTCGGGGAGGAAGTCCCCACATTCCAAGTCCCCGTCAGAGCAGCGGGAGCGGAAGTCCGTGGCTGATGACAAGAAGAAAGTG AAGAATCTGGGGTACCGGGACTCCGGCTATTACTGGGAGGTGCCACCCAGTGAGGTGCAGCTGCTGAAGAGGATTGGGACGGGCTCGTTTGGCACTGTGTTTCGCGGGCGGTGGCATGGCGATGTGGCTGTGAAGGTGCTCAAGGTGGCCCAGCCCACAGCTGAGCAGGCCCAGGCCTTCAAGAATGAGATGCAGGTGCTCAG GAAGACCCGTCATGTCAACATCTTGCTGTTCATGGGTTTCATGACCCGGCCAGGATTTGCCATCATCACACAGTGGTGTGAGGGCTCCAGCCTCTACCACCACCTGCATGTGGCCGACACACGCTTCGACATGGTCCAGCTCATTGATGTGGCCCGACAGACTGCCCAGGGCATGGA CTACCTCCATGCCAAGAACATCATCCACCGAGATCTCAAGTCTAACA ACATCTTCCTACATGAGGGGCTCACAGTGAAGATTGGTGATTTTGGCCTGGCCACAGTGAAGACGCGGTGGAGTGGGGCCCAGCCCTTGGAGCAGCCCTCAGGCTCTGTACTGTGGATG GCAGCTGAGGTGATCCGTATGCAGGACCCGAACCCCTACAGCTTCCAATCGGATGTCTACGCCTATGGGGTTGTGCTCTATGAGCTCATGACCGGCTCACTGCCTTACAGCCACATTGGCAGCCGTGACCAG ATTATCTTTATGGTGGGCCGTGGTTATCTGTCCCCGGACCTCAGCAAAATCTCCAGCAACTGCCCCAAGGCCATGCGGCGCCTGCTGTCTGACTGCCTCAAGTTCCAGCGGGAGGAACGTCCCCTCTTCCCCCAG